One window of the Halanaerobium saccharolyticum subsp. saccharolyticum DSM 6643 genome contains the following:
- a CDS encoding radical SAM protein: MKNSKIKITIIDGYLDEPSCLGVPPYISPHVRYLWGALLEAGVQAANLNYITIDELRQNKNEELEKLESLDLVILIAGTTVPGHYLGGQPASAAEIKEIGQKLFYPTKVLAGPITLIKKMKEKFEDDYDLLASEIAALDLYQRLQAKEIAAEQRNEYINQFSLTGAQVVKEHPNYPHIIAELETFRGCPRSSHCAFCSERLKKLTYSRQPEALSNEVKALAAAGIHHYRLGSQTDLLLYGAQKKREDFILNPAQIRELYQGIRKADPKLQVLHMDNMNPAEIARHPEKAGQIIETIAKYNTPGDTAAFGLESADPLVLKKNNIDSTAEENYFAIKLMNDIGGKREDGIPKLLPGLNFLHGLIGERKETLNYNYDFLQKLLQDNLMLRRINIRQVVRLGSYPEIKYSQGEFKKYKEKINQEINQEMLKRVFPTGVILKDLYSEKKKGSLNYCRQLGTYPILTAVIDQNDDFFDQVKVIDHGYRSITALKWPKKVNEYSKKELESIPGIGSKRASSIILERPQNKFELKQLLGDNFKEKTLNEFFKF, translated from the coding sequence ATGAAAAACAGCAAAATAAAAATAACTATTATCGATGGCTATTTAGATGAACCATCCTGCCTGGGAGTTCCACCCTACATTTCTCCACATGTTAGATATCTATGGGGAGCTTTGTTAGAAGCCGGTGTTCAGGCTGCTAATTTAAATTATATCACAATTGATGAACTACGTCAGAACAAAAATGAGGAACTCGAAAAATTAGAAAGTTTAGATCTAGTAATTTTAATTGCCGGCACAACAGTTCCCGGCCATTATTTAGGCGGCCAGCCAGCTTCTGCAGCTGAAATTAAAGAAATTGGGCAAAAGCTTTTTTATCCTACCAAAGTTTTAGCTGGTCCAATTACTCTAATTAAAAAAATGAAAGAGAAATTTGAAGATGATTATGATCTTCTTGCTTCAGAAATTGCAGCTTTAGATCTCTATCAGCGTCTGCAGGCAAAAGAAATAGCTGCAGAGCAGAGAAATGAGTATATTAACCAATTTTCTTTAACTGGAGCTCAAGTTGTCAAAGAACATCCTAATTACCCACATATCATTGCTGAACTAGAGACTTTTAGAGGCTGTCCGCGATCCAGTCACTGTGCTTTCTGCAGTGAAAGACTTAAGAAATTAACCTACAGCCGTCAACCTGAAGCTCTTAGTAATGAAGTTAAAGCTTTAGCAGCCGCTGGCATTCACCACTACCGGCTGGGCAGCCAGACAGATCTGCTGCTTTACGGGGCTCAAAAGAAAAGGGAAGATTTTATTTTAAACCCAGCTCAAATTAGAGAGCTCTATCAGGGCATACGAAAAGCTGATCCTAAACTGCAGGTATTACATATGGACAACATGAATCCTGCCGAAATAGCAAGACATCCAGAAAAAGCTGGTCAAATAATTGAAACTATTGCTAAATATAATACTCCCGGTGATACAGCTGCCTTTGGTCTGGAATCTGCTGACCCCTTAGTTTTAAAGAAAAATAACATAGATAGTACAGCTGAAGAAAATTATTTTGCCATCAAATTAATGAACGATATTGGGGGCAAACGTGAAGATGGGATTCCAAAGCTGCTGCCGGGTCTAAATTTTCTCCACGGCCTAATTGGTGAAAGAAAAGAAACTCTAAACTATAATTATGATTTTTTACAAAAACTGCTCCAGGATAATTTAATGCTCAGAAGAATCAACATCCGTCAGGTGGTTCGACTGGGTAGTTATCCTGAAATAAAATATAGCCAGGGTGAATTTAAAAAATATAAAGAAAAAATCAATCAAGAAATTAATCAAGAAATGCTTAAAAGAGTCTTTCCCACCGGTGTTATATTAAAAGATCTTTATTCCGAAAAAAAGAAAGGAAGCTTAAATTACTGCAGACAGCTTGGAACATATCCGATCTTAACAGCAGTTATTGACCAAAATGATGATTTTTTTGACCAGGTAAAAGTTATAGATCACGGTTATCGTTCAATTACTGCACTCAAATGGCCTAAAAAAGTCAATGAATACAGTAAAAAAGAACTGGAATCTATACCAGGCATCGGCAGCAAAAGAGCTTCCAGCATTATTTTAGAAAGACCACAGAATAAATTTGAATTAAAGCAGCTGCTTGGCGACAATTTTAAAGAAAAAACCTTAAATGAATTCTTTAAATTCTAA